A single window of Diachasmimorpha longicaudata isolate KC_UGA_2023 chromosome 12, iyDiaLong2, whole genome shotgun sequence DNA harbors:
- the LOC135168169 gene encoding scavenger receptor class B member 1 isoform X1, with amino-acid sequence MEGLASAVEILKGWVQWTDDLFNDAETPRGIPLQPVAHRPREVHPQGHPVPDILRGAAVAAGALLIVAAALVATLFPNIMEVIINREVVLKEGGRSYRWWQSPPAVPHLRVFIYNVTNADEFLNDGDKPILQELGPYVYIQKWDKTDLTFNDNDTVTYHVRKRYTFSEELSNGSEEDLVVVPNVPMLSATSQSRHAARFLRLAMASIMDILKIKPFVEVSIDQLLWGYEDPLLKLAKDVVPKEQKLPYDQFGLLYGKNGTHPDTYTIFTGASDITKYGMIDRFNGKNRIGHWTTPECDTLLGGDGSIFPPHITKQTVLKIFDKDLCRVLPLVFKEEVTTNGGVPGYRFTPPKDVFASPERKPSQTCYCPGGPPCAPEGTFNVSLCQYDSPVLISFPHFYLADPALRDAVVGISPPEEDKHALYIDVQPVMGTALRARARVQINLAVSQVRDIKQVASFPDIIFPIMWFEDAVDGLATEVTSLMKIAVDVPPIARAAISGVLAAVGAIVLVGALFCLARAAKRQEKLHLSSPLPPGASTKQGNLNPAFQGPK; translated from the exons ATGGAAGGACTAGCCAGTGCAGTGGAAATTTTAAAGGGATGGGTTCAGTGGACGGATGACCTTTTCAATGACGCCGAAACGCCGCGAGGGATTCCGTTACAACCAGTGGCGCACAGACCACGTGAGGTCCATCCTCAAGGACACCCTGTCCCTGACATTCTTCGCG gGGCCGCAGTGGCAGCCGGAGCTCTCCTCATAGTGGCCGCAGCCCTCGTGGCCACCCTCTTTCCCAACATAATGGAGGTGATAATAAATCGCGAGGTGGTCCTCAAGGAAGGTGGCAGGTCGTACCGTTGGTGGCAGTCACCCCCAGCCGTTCCTCACCTGAGAGTCTTCATTTACAATGTCACGAATGCCGATGAGTTCCTCAACGACGGCGACAAGCCCATTCTCCAGGAGCTCGGGCCCTACGTCTACATCCAGAAGTGGGACAAAACTGATCTCACATTCAATGATAATGACACTGTCACTTATCACGTGAGGAAACGGTACACATTCTCGGAG GAATTATCGAACGGCTCCGAGGAAGACCTCGTGGTGGTTCCGAACGTCCCAATGTTGTCAGCAACGAGTCAGTCCCGTCACGCGGCGCGTTTCCTCCGTCTGGCGATGGCCTCGATAATGGACATTCTGAAGATAAAACCCTTCGTCGAGGTATCGATCGATCAGCTGCTCTGGGGCTACGAGGATCCCCTCCTCAAGCTCGCCAAGGACGTTGTCCCCAAGGAGCAAAAATTGCCGTACGATCAGTTTGGTCTTCTCTACGGCAAGAATGGCACTCATCCCGATACTTACACGATTTTCACTGGTGCCAGTGACATCACAAAATACGGTATGATAGACagattcaatggaaaaaatagaattggaCATTGGACAACACCGGAGTGCGATACATTGCTCGGTGGTGATGGCAGTATATTTCCACCGCATATCACTAAGCAGACGGTACTCAAGATCTTCGACAAGGACCTCTGCAGAGTTCTGCCACTTGTATTCAAG GAAGAGGTAACAACGAACGGAGGCGTCCCCGGGTACAGATTCACTCCCCCAAAAGACGTATTCGCGTCGCCGGAGAGGAAGCCCTCCCAAACCTGCTACTGTCCAGGAGGTCCACCCTGTGCTCCCGAGGGAACGTTCAACGTCTCCCTCTGCCAGTACGACTCCCCCGTCCTCATCAGCTTTCCCCACTTTTACTTGG ctGATCCGGCGTTACGAGACGCCGTCGTCGGTATATCACCTCCAGAGGAAGACAAACACGCGCTGTACATTGACGTACAGCCTGTGATGGGCACAGCCCTGAGAGCTCGAGCTCGAGTGCAAATCAATCTCGCTGTGAGCCAAGTCAGGGACATCAAGCAGGTTGCCTCCTTCCCAGACATAATTTTCCCCATTATGTGGTTCGAGGAC GCGGTGGATGGACTGGCGACGGAGGTGACGTCCCTCATGAAAATAGCAGTGGACGTTCCCCCGATAGCTCGAGCTGCCATTTCAGGAGTTCTAGCGGCTGTCGGTGCAATTGTCCTCGTGGGTGCTCTCTTCTGCCTCGCACGGGCAGCAAAACGTCAGGAGAAGCTCCATCTGAGCAGTCCCCTGCCCCCGGGCGCCAGCACAAAGCAGGGGAATCTCAACCCCGCCTTCCAGGGTCCAAAATAA
- the LOC135168169 gene encoding scavenger receptor class B member 1 isoform X2, whose translation MRVNRGICAKLQGGFLRRWWAAVAAGALLIVAAALVATLFPNIMEVIINREVVLKEGGRSYRWWQSPPAVPHLRVFIYNVTNADEFLNDGDKPILQELGPYVYIQKWDKTDLTFNDNDTVTYHVRKRYTFSEELSNGSEEDLVVVPNVPMLSATSQSRHAARFLRLAMASIMDILKIKPFVEVSIDQLLWGYEDPLLKLAKDVVPKEQKLPYDQFGLLYGKNGTHPDTYTIFTGASDITKYGMIDRFNGKNRIGHWTTPECDTLLGGDGSIFPPHITKQTVLKIFDKDLCRVLPLVFKEEVTTNGGVPGYRFTPPKDVFASPERKPSQTCYCPGGPPCAPEGTFNVSLCQYDSPVLISFPHFYLADPALRDAVVGISPPEEDKHALYIDVQPVMGTALRARARVQINLAVSQVRDIKQVASFPDIIFPIMWFEDAVDGLATEVTSLMKIAVDVPPIARAAISGVLAAVGAIVLVGALFCLARAAKRQEKLHLSSPLPPGASTKQGNLNPAFQGPK comes from the exons gGGCCGCAGTGGCAGCCGGAGCTCTCCTCATAGTGGCCGCAGCCCTCGTGGCCACCCTCTTTCCCAACATAATGGAGGTGATAATAAATCGCGAGGTGGTCCTCAAGGAAGGTGGCAGGTCGTACCGTTGGTGGCAGTCACCCCCAGCCGTTCCTCACCTGAGAGTCTTCATTTACAATGTCACGAATGCCGATGAGTTCCTCAACGACGGCGACAAGCCCATTCTCCAGGAGCTCGGGCCCTACGTCTACATCCAGAAGTGGGACAAAACTGATCTCACATTCAATGATAATGACACTGTCACTTATCACGTGAGGAAACGGTACACATTCTCGGAG GAATTATCGAACGGCTCCGAGGAAGACCTCGTGGTGGTTCCGAACGTCCCAATGTTGTCAGCAACGAGTCAGTCCCGTCACGCGGCGCGTTTCCTCCGTCTGGCGATGGCCTCGATAATGGACATTCTGAAGATAAAACCCTTCGTCGAGGTATCGATCGATCAGCTGCTCTGGGGCTACGAGGATCCCCTCCTCAAGCTCGCCAAGGACGTTGTCCCCAAGGAGCAAAAATTGCCGTACGATCAGTTTGGTCTTCTCTACGGCAAGAATGGCACTCATCCCGATACTTACACGATTTTCACTGGTGCCAGTGACATCACAAAATACGGTATGATAGACagattcaatggaaaaaatagaattggaCATTGGACAACACCGGAGTGCGATACATTGCTCGGTGGTGATGGCAGTATATTTCCACCGCATATCACTAAGCAGACGGTACTCAAGATCTTCGACAAGGACCTCTGCAGAGTTCTGCCACTTGTATTCAAG GAAGAGGTAACAACGAACGGAGGCGTCCCCGGGTACAGATTCACTCCCCCAAAAGACGTATTCGCGTCGCCGGAGAGGAAGCCCTCCCAAACCTGCTACTGTCCAGGAGGTCCACCCTGTGCTCCCGAGGGAACGTTCAACGTCTCCCTCTGCCAGTACGACTCCCCCGTCCTCATCAGCTTTCCCCACTTTTACTTGG ctGATCCGGCGTTACGAGACGCCGTCGTCGGTATATCACCTCCAGAGGAAGACAAACACGCGCTGTACATTGACGTACAGCCTGTGATGGGCACAGCCCTGAGAGCTCGAGCTCGAGTGCAAATCAATCTCGCTGTGAGCCAAGTCAGGGACATCAAGCAGGTTGCCTCCTTCCCAGACATAATTTTCCCCATTATGTGGTTCGAGGAC GCGGTGGATGGACTGGCGACGGAGGTGACGTCCCTCATGAAAATAGCAGTGGACGTTCCCCCGATAGCTCGAGCTGCCATTTCAGGAGTTCTAGCGGCTGTCGGTGCAATTGTCCTCGTGGGTGCTCTCTTCTGCCTCGCACGGGCAGCAAAACGTCAGGAGAAGCTCCATCTGAGCAGTCCCCTGCCCCCGGGCGCCAGCACAAAGCAGGGGAATCTCAACCCCGCCTTCCAGGGTCCAAAATAA